The nucleotide sequence gggcatttgccaacccgaacgacatcaccaagaactcataatgcttgtaccgagtgcggaaagttgtcgtagggacatcggatgccctaatcctcaactaatggtagtcagatctcaagtcaatctttgaaaataccttggcaccctgaatctGATCAAACAactcatcaatcctcggcaatgcatacttattcttgattgcaactttgttcaactgccggtaatcaatacacattctcatcgacctatccttcttcttaacaaacaacaccggcgcaccccaaggcaaaacactaggtGTAATAAAACCCTTcttaagcaagtcttgcaactactccttcaactctttcaactctggtggggccatatgatacagcggaatagaaatggactgactgcccggagtcaaatcaatgcaaaagtcaatatcacatacctggcaggtctgaagggaaaacatcaAGAAACTCTCGAATAATgggaatagaatcaatagaaggggcctcagcactagaatcacgaacatatgccaaataggccaaacgccccttctcgaccatacgttgagccttcacataagagataacactacgggtagaatgaccaggagtccctctccactctaaacgaggcaaacccggcaaagctaaggtcacagtcttgacATGACattccaagatagcgtggtaaggtgataaccagtccatccctaatatgacaccGAAATCATccatgtccaaaagaagcaaatctataAGAGTCTCAAGATCTCCAATAACCACTATACATGAAAAATAGGCGcgatccaccacaatagaatcacccaccggcttagacacataaacaggggcactcaaagaatcactaggtaTGACCAGATACgacacaaaataaaactgaaGCTTCTCTACCACAAACTAGAACAGTACctgtacctccacctctagcatctctacctccacctctattaCCTCAACCTCAACCTCTAGCTAACTGAGCGAGCTggacgagtccctcaataaacctcatcactcTCACTCACAGTGGGAactatgataagagcatgacgagccaagttgAAGAATCTgatctcatactgagtaacagtcatagaaccctgttggaaatgctcaaactgccttcgatTGACATCTCTctaagtgatggggagaaacttctccagaaatagctgtgtgaaCTATCCTCAAGTCAAATCTGATAACCTAACTAGTATAGCCAATCAATAATCTCTCCAACAGGTCTTAGCGGATCcaaacaagcgaaaagtagcaaaatcgaccccattggtctccacgatccccatgttcctgagaacctcatgagtCATGACAGCTGtttagataatcttggggatcctcagaaaatgcaccgctgaaagtagtagtgaagatcttggtgaaacatatccaacctccacaaagcctccgaAGATGTAGCTGATCTATCACTGGTCTGTGCTGTTGTTCGGCTGAAGAAACGGTACGTGACCTCGCCATtcgcgaaaggacaagagtaggggtttcaatttagcactgagagaacaaaatcgcacgacaagaaagaataaatgtgaagtttttcctaactgtATAGCCTccgggggataaatacagacgtctccgtaccgatccctcaaactgtactaagcttgtctgtgaactgtgagacccatgtaacctagagctctgataccaacttgtcacgacccggattcccaccctcgggagtcttgatggcgcctactagtacgagttaggcaagccaattaatTGCACAATTTAACTTTTTTAcctattttatattcattaaaaattttgaaataataacaTTTAAACAGCGGAATTTAACACAAGCGGAAGAAAGAAACAATAAGCTATCTGAGCATGAacatctaatacaactgtttgagtatCGACTACCTAGAAtaggtgtcacagtttcacagaaggtctaagaatactacaaataaaggtctgaaagaattaaTTACAACACTATTTCTAGAAATACGTGTAAGAAACAGgaaagtagatagaaggagacgccaaggcctgcggatgcctacaagactacctcgggtcgcctgaagaTCAAGAATCAGCAATCTCACTACGGTCTGAAGTCTACAACACtagggtctgcacaaaagagtacagagtgtagtatcagcacaactgacctcatatgctggtaagtgccttgcctaacctcggcaaagtagtgacgaagctaggactggactaccaaataaacctgtgcaatttaactatatatagTAGAAAAGAAGTACAGAAAGAAACAgtcatatacagtcaagtatgggagagGGAAAGCATGCTGCGGGGAAACATCGAATAGTAACAGAAATCAACAATTCAGTGTACAGAAACCGTAACATAGTTATCAATAAAattaggaaatcaaagacaagtgcacaacatcacccttcatgcttctactctctctcaccaaaacaatacacgacatcacccttcgtgctttacgttgtttctcacccaaacaacaatcacaaggaaaataGGGTAATGGAATCTATAACattgaaataaaatcaagtaacaatagaaaatcagtaaataaacataaaggacaacataactcaattatcagtaAGAATCAGgtaaatcaaagacaagtgcacgacatcaccctttgtgcttttactcttgtcctcaccataagaatcaatataaattgcacggcatcacccttcgtgcttttgctctcatcctcaccatgaaatcaatataataggcacggaatggtacatcgtgcggcacatcatcacccttcgtgctttacactctttcctcacaaaacaaacaatgtacggcatcacccttcgtactttaactctcttcctcacccaagaaacaatcacaaacaatagggcaaggaagTAAGGGAAATTTGCAATaagaatcccagcaagggagcaacaagtcaacaattaaattctggcaagggaacaacatcaataatacccacatcccggcaagggagataacaaataaatcaacaatagcccgacaaGGGTGGCAACatttctctttctcacttttacttcacaattcacttcacaactcgagccaatgctctagatgttcaattatcacttataccttcacaactcatttcacaactcgagccaatgctctaaaaaaTCAATTGTCACTTACACTAtgacaattcgttatacaacttgagccaatgctccttaATGATCATGGTTCACAATTCTTTCCATAAACTTTATACAACagttagaaatcttcaccaaggcatgaataatataacgaaatcatgaaaatcacaatataagactcacggtcatacttgacaccaacatatagatactcttaaccatgcctatacgtcgtactcaacaattaccacataacaaataagactcaactcctaatccctcaagctaaggttagaccaaacacttacctcgatgccacaaacacaattcacgattcaattatagctttacctctctattccaccaccaattcgctcgtatctagtcacaagttacttaattacatcaataaacactaaatgaatcaatttgaatgcatgaaaatgagttttctaaagtattacccaaaaagtcaaaaatcgcccccgggcccacatgttcaaaacccgaggttcgaactaaaacccgattacccattcccctacgaacccaaatatataattcgttttgaaatcagacctcaaatcgaggtccaaatccccaatttttgaaaaacctaggttctacacaaaacacccaatttcccccatgaaaatctttgattttaagttgaaatcatgttaaaagatattaatgattgaagaaaactagttaaaaataacttacaattgatttggagaagaagaaattcttgaaaaattgcctaagtgtgtttatgttttgaaaggatgtgaaaaatggatttaaaatcggctaagtataaaagttgcaggtctcatTTATGGGAAATGagaacaggggttcgcaattgcgaaccaaccTCTGATGGCTTGGGAATTGCGAAAAAAAGTTTGGGAAATGCGAACAAGCCTGGGAACTGCGAAAAAAGTTTGGGAAATGCAAACCTGGGAATTGCGAAGCCTGTAGGCCtgcaattccttaagtccaaaatttcaccccgtggcctatccaaaactcacctgagccctcggggctccaaaccaaatatacacacaacctcaaaaatatcctacggacttattcgtgtactcaaatcaccaaaataacatcatgaacatcgaattaaacctcaagatcaataaaatttctcaaaacttctttaaacatcaaatttgcatttaaggtccgaatcacgtcaaatggattccgtttcttaccaaacttcacagaattatcttaaatcatatataagacctgtaccgggtgccggaaccaaaatacggtcccgataccaacatgttctaatcaaaattcatttccaaaccttataaacaattttagaaaataatttctttcaaaaattcatttcttgggcctAGGACCTCGGAATtagattctgggcatacgcccaagtcccatattttcctacggaccctctgtgaccgtcaaattacgggtctggGTCcgcttacccaaaataatgaccgaagtcaaattaattcattttatagtcaaaacttatcatttttcacagattttcacatttaagctttccggcttcTCGCttggactgcgcatgcaaattgaggtgatgctaaaaaaggtttttaaggcctcaaaatgtagaatttcattttAGGAGAAGTGATGACCCaaataaccttttgggtcatcacacactcgctcccatttcatgtatctcgtggtagacgtaccacccactccctttttatttatctcgtggtaggcgtaccaaccactcccatttcatttatcttgtggcaggcgtgccacccgctcccatttcatgcatcttgtggtaggcataccacttgctcccatttcatttgtcttgtagtaggcgtaccacccgcttccatttcattatattttgtggtaggcgtactacccactcccatttacaagccaacaataatcacaagtaatcccggcaagggaatagtaatatcaaacaaacatcccggcaagggaacaatgatatctcaacactatcccggcaagggaataataatatctcaataatatcccggcaagggaacaataatatcagacaaacatcccggtaagggaacaatgatgataataacatgtgaggcacaataaaccacaacggagtcataacaatttataatacaagacccacgggcatgcttgacacgatgtatagatactcgtcaccatgcctatacgtcgtactccacaattaatatgtagcaaatagacacaactcttaatcccttaagctaaggttagaccaaacacttacctcgaactcccacagccaactcaagcctcaaacaccgcctttcctttcgaattcggctccaaatcaattgtatctagatataatcgacttaataacattaataaacgctaaacaatccaattccaatgcttaattatagctttctaatcattcttcccaaaaagtcaaaaattgaacCCGGGCTCGTTTGGTCAAAatatgaggttcggaccaaaatccgatcacccattcacccacgagcccgaatatataattagttccaaaattcgaccccaaaacgaggtctaaataacaaataattaaaaagccttaactctacccaaatccctaattttctacccttaagaacatgatttaagcctagaaatctaatgggtgttaatgaaaattgaagaaaatgggtctaagattacatacctatgaattggtggtgaaatcccctttcaaaaatcgcccaatttggagttgtaaagaagaagttatgaaatttggtaagaatcccGTAATGGCTACTGTTCTGgacttttaaaataactgggcaaaattggtcatcgcgttcacgatgagtTAGGTCTGACAGACCTTTGCATTCGCGGAAGATGGCTCGCATTCGCAGAGCTTTGGCTCctcaagcctacgcgttcgcgggcTAGTAGCCGCGTTTGCGATGCACAAAATGGTGATCCCTCCCCAGACCTTaatcttacgcgttcgcgagtgcatggacgcgtttgcgaagggtattCCCCTCTCAGCCTCGCGTTCACGTCtcaagctacgcgttcgcgaagaagaaatttagCACCTGGGAAATTTGCCTTACACGTTCGCGATAgggaccacgcgaacgcgaagagtaaaatcccTGGGCACTGAACAACAGAAACCTGCAACCTTTTGAGTtccaaaaaccttccgaaacacacccgagccctcggggctcaaaaccaaacatacgtactaactcaataatattatacgaacttatccgtacgatcaaattgccaaaataacttcaataacaatgaattaaacctcaaaatcaatgaaatatttcaaaacttcttaaagcaTCAAACTTTGCATTTACGGTCCGAGccacgtcaaacggattccgtttcttaccaaacttcacagagttatcttaaatcatatataagacatgtacccggcgacagaaccaaaatacgggctcgataccaacatgttctaatccaaattcatttccaaaccttATGAACaactttagaaaatattttttttcaaaaattcatttctcgggcttgggggGACCTCAGAATAcgatttcgggtatacgcccaagttccatattttcctacggactctcTAGGAccatcaaattacgggtccggattcgtttacccaaaatattgaccgaagtcaaattaactcattttatagtcaaaatttatcatttttcatagattttcacgtATAAGCTTTTCGGCAacgcgcccggactacgcacgcaaatcgaggtgatgctaaaagaggttttaaggcctcaaagcgcagaattcaatttaaaaataagtgatgacctttgggtcatcacatttgatgtgcggaccgcacttgttAGAAATTCCTCTGAGGCTCAGGTATCATCTTTGCGGCCGTAGAtgttattttctaatttttgttccTTATAAGTTCAGTTATTACTAAGAATTATGAGTATCCCATCCCATAGCTTGGAATCTAACTTTGATTTTTAAGGCGTGATTTGGTGATAATTACTCGTTGCTCAAATGCTTAAAGCAGAATAAGAAAATATGGTGAATGAATACTCATCAACAAAGGCTCATTGTTGGAGGAAGAAATACCTCGGTAGCTGCCTTAAGACTTCAGAACTATCAACCTAATAAGATGCTATAATCATTCAAGTCATGGTGGAAAGAAAATTATGGTAAATACTCGGCATAATTCAACACGGTGggaaaaaaacaaagagagaagctagaagaaaaaaaagaaatttagaATATATAAACATACAATAAAGATATTAAAAGAATTGTGACTCAATATATAAATGAATATatgatttttggtattttatgtCTTTAACTTCTTGAGTTTAACGAGTGCAGTAAATAAAAGGGATTTAACGGGCTAATTAATGGGTTTTAAAAAAACAGGTATTGTTTTAATTTGATGGCTTTCCGTAGGTGGAgggtatttttaaaaagtttgactaATGATAAGGATAGATGTGATCCGATAATATAACGGAACGTAGATATGGCCCGATAGTATAACCGAGGGTAGATATGAATAATATACTAAAGTAGAATATATTTGGCCATTTTCCCTAAAAAAATTTTTTTGGCATAACGGTTCCTGGTGTTTTCCAACAAAATGACCGATAATGTGCGACTCGTCAGCATAACTTTGTTTCCTATTATTGGGGCATAACGGTTCCTGGTGTTTTCTGCAAAATTGCCAAAATGGTCCCCATCCCACTTGCTTTACTAAGTAATCAAAAtgaaaaacataagaaaaactttcaaatcagccaacaaacacaacagtttAAGGTTGTGGAGCCTATCATGGATTAATAAACTAGAAAACGATGCAAAAAGTTTAAGGCTGTGGTGACCTCCCACAAATAAACGAagacatttaaaaataaaaataaaatcttgaTAATAAGAAAATGCAAATACCTAAATAACGTAGAACATTAGCCTATGTTGGTGCAAAATCTATTTAAGACGattactttttctctttttattttattttattttcttttttgacaCTATTTTGTTTAtagtctaattttttttttaaaataaatacttgtgcatttaaaattattttctttgttcCAATTTACATGgtgtaattttcttttaattatgttttcttttcttcttaatTCCATGACCGTATCACATAAATTTTCgatggaaaaaataatatttaaacttAACCCCTCAtgatttgttactaatatttaCTTAATACGAATTAGGTAATTATCTTATTAAAGAGAAAGATGAAAAGACATGTTGAACTAGTACTATATCTCATTTAATTGTTGATTACTAATAAAGGCAATTCTAGTACTTAGCATATAATTAGTTTAtgcattaattatttttatttcttaaatttcttCTCCTCTCAAATTATATATAGTAACATATTCATGGTTCTAATCCTCTCCTTCTTCCGCAGCATCAAGTATTTTGTCCATTTTATTTCCACGCTTTCTTCCTCCCTTCACACCATCTTCAATATAATTACTGTACCCTTTCTCTTTACTCTTCACCTTCACCATGCcaagaaagaaaggagaagtaTACTTCTCTCTctgtctctgtgtgtgtgtgtgtgtgctggTTTTCATGCTTCCATTTTCTTATCCTGTCTTTGTGTCGAGCTTCATGTTTTGTGTATCACTGCGGGGCTTATATACATCTTCAAGGATTTATATCAACAGCACTTACTGCATTAGTTCTCTTGTTGAGCATCTACAATTCAGTCATAATATGAACCTCTtagtatattatactatataCTTTTCCTTTCTCAAGATGTATCTAAGAATCTAATTAAGTTGGGGTGGGAGAGGAagttttcaataattatatatacTTTGGAAGTAGTTAGATTTTCTCAATGGTTATTTGCATGTCTTATTGAATTTTTTGTTATTCTTTATGTAGTACTAATTCTCTTTCTCAaaattttcctcattttttaaAGGTTATGTGGCCAAGATTGGTAGCTAGTAAGGTCCTAAAGAGATTGGGGAGCACCAACTTTGTGGCAGATTTTCCAAGTGATTCAGAATATTTATTAGAGATTCCCCGTTTTGATAAAAAATCCTTCAGTTCTAATGACATTATTTTCAACGATCACGAGGACACTCAAAACTACAGGTAATTAGAGGAGAGCTCAACATACTAACCATTAATTTCAACCACTAATTAGATTTTAGTGGTTAGAGCTCAACCAATGAAATTCTTGAAACATGTATTCTATTTTATTAGTACTATATTGTTTTtaaattatcaaaaaaaaaaaggaatgatGCTGGGAGATTCCTATATTTTCTAGAAAGCATTTAATTTTTCATGGCTTATTATATCataaatatgtttttttttgttttccacaGGGTTTTTGTTAATACATGGAACGTTGGAGGAGTTGTACCAAGTGACGATTTCAATGTGGATGATCTGCTTGCCACATGCCACACTTCATGTGACATCTATGTTTTTGGGTATTTTCTTATTTCCCAAAAtgtttttttaattcaatttaatttcaaaaatgaaattttaatttatccatgaagtttttttcttttttttttctcctggTAAAATGTATGAAGGTTTCAAGAAGTAGTGCCACTAAGAGCAGCAAATGTTCTTGGATCAGAGAGTGGAAGGATTTCATCAAAGTGGAATTCCTTAATAAGAGAAGCTCTGAACAAGAAAAAAGCCAAAGAAGTTGGAAATGAAGACACTAAAcagaaaggaaaggaaaatacgAATATTCAATTGGTACAAAAGAATGGAAATGAAAATGGCCAATTTTCAAAAGAATTCAGTTGTATTATCAGTAAGCAAATGGTGGGAATATTGATATCAGTATGGGTTCGAAATGATTTTCGTTCCTTCATTCGAAACCCTAGTGTCTCTTGTGTTGGCTGTGGCATCATGGGTTGCTTAGGCAACAAGGTAATCGATAtagtttttaatattattttcatcATAAATCCAACTTTCCAAGAAAgaaattctctttctttttcaagAACTATAATGCTCATATGTCCGTTGCTAGCGAGGTTGGGTTATTTTACGTTTAAATACTCCCTCCGGTGCATAAGTAAATTTTTGGTCCTTTTTTGTGGTccgtaatatttaattttttcaaatatcaagaaagaattaattttttttttcaaagtaaagactaaagagcctaggagtatttgttgtatttccaatgaacaaattaaggttaatatggtcaatattgttaattaatgctaaaaagtGAATTCCTTAATATGTGGACTGGACGAAAACagcctaaaattaattaaagtggacTGGACGAAGTAGTAACTTTACTATGAATTTTTCAACTGTCATACGTTATAGTAACCTGACTTTTCAAATTGATGTTATTTTTGGATAGGATAAATTTTCACCTGTCTTACTATGAAAGTTGATTAGCTAAAGCACAACTAATTTATATAAACTCGCATAATTTTTAGTATTTCCGTGCTTTAATTTATGCTAAAGGGACGtttattgtttaattatttttttcaagaaTATATTATATAGACAGAGTATTGATAATATCCTTTATTATGTATAATTATGTCTAAAATTTACTCTTGCAGGGTGCAGTATCAGTTAGATTTCAGTTGCATGAAACAAGCTTATGTTTTGTGTGCAGTCATCTAGCTTCTGGGGGTAGAGAAGGAGATGAGAAGATTCGCAATGCAAATGTTGCTGAAATATTTTCAAGAACAACCTTTCCAAAAGGCTCCTCCCTTGAATTACCAAGAAAGATTCTAGATCATGAGTatgttaattattttaattaaggtCCTTTAATTTATCTTAATTTAATTAAACCGTCCAAAAAAAGATTAGTTACGATTACTTTGATTAATCGCCTTTTTTAGTTAACTCTAATCAATGACAGATATTTAAGGTAATAAGACATAAGTAAGTTAAACTTAACAACCAATTAATTATTGGTTGTTGAAGAGTTAAACATTGTCTTGTTAGTTGAAGCCGCCAATCGAATCACAATTAAcgtttcatgattatttaattacCTTATGAACAAATTATAATCTTGTCAGATTAGTAGTCTTTAATCGGTAGCTAAACAACTGAAaagaatacaaaaagaaaaagacaatttCCAACTTGGGCAATTTGCCTATTAAATATGAAGAGATCTCTTTCTTAATCTGGTTGACTTTCAACAGGTTGTAAAAGTATAACTATTTTTTGTACGAATGGTAGGAAAAGTTGATTATTTTTACGTTAAGATCACAAATATATCAATATAAAAAGTAAATATCTGTGTGACATCACAATCAATTTTACATAAAATACACAAATATCATTTTAAAAAGTAAATATCTTCATGACATCAGTTTTAACCTAATTTTTGAATTGGTTGGTTGTAGCCGAGTGATATTGCTTGGAGATTTGAACTACAGGATTTCTTTACCAGAATCAACTACAAGATTATTAGTGGAACAAGGAGAATGGAATGCACTCTTGGAAAATGATCAGGTAGCATATGgattaaatatcaaaattaaaGATTATTGTTTctcttgtaaattaaataattagtaATAATATACAACTAGAACTAAGATTTTAAAATGTGTCATGATAAAATAGTTGCAGATGGAGCTAACGGATGGACAAGTATTTGAAGGTTGGCAAGAAGGAATGATCAAATTTGCCCCTACTTACAAATATTATCCAAATTCGAGTGATTACTATGGTAGACCAGAGGTGAAAAGAGGCGAAAAGAAACGTGCTCCTGCATGGTAAGTTTGTTATTTACTTGTAATTCAAGTAACACAAATAAAATGCAGTTCTTGTATGTGTTTGTATCTGGATATAAGTGTCATCTGCATATCTTGTTAAGAATTT is from Nicotiana tabacum cultivar K326 chromosome 18, ASM71507v2, whole genome shotgun sequence and encodes:
- the LOC107779839 gene encoding type IV inositol polyphosphate 5-phosphatase 9-like, coding for MPRKKGEVMWPRLVASKVLKRLGSTNFVADFPSDSEYLLEIPRFDKKSFSSNDIIFNDHEDTQNYRVFVNTWNVGGVVPSDDFNVDDLLATCHTSCDIYVFGFQEVVPLRAANVLGSESGRISSKWNSLIREALNKKKAKEVGNEDTKQKGKENTNIQLVQKNGNENGQFSKEFSCIISKQMVGILISVWVRNDFRSFIRNPSVSCVGCGIMGCLGNKGAVSVRFQLHETSLCFVCSHLASGGREGDEKIRNANVAEIFSRTTFPKGSSLELPRKILDHDRVILLGDLNYRISLPESTTRLLVEQGEWNALLENDQLQMELTDGQVFEGWQEGMIKFAPTYKYYPNSSDYYGRPEVKRGEKKRAPAWCDRIIWYGEGLKQQLYARGESRLSDHRPVKAIFSTQVRVSRKLKRLQSFFLSERFEQITSHLEMHSPKDDFPCNARLSLQLKDI